Proteins from a single region of Haloplanus sp. GDY1:
- a CDS encoding FAD binding domain-containing protein has protein sequence MYPDEFDYRSPETVEAAIDLLADHPEAEILAGGHSLLPTMKSGLASPDLLVDIGSVEGLQGIDADGDVVSIGALTTYATVADHDAVRETVEVLAEAAHAVGDVQVRNRGTIGGNLAHADPASDLPAAALAADATMVVQGPDGERRVDADDFFFGMYATDVGEDELLTRVEFPARPDAAGAYAKKPSPSSGYAMVGVAVSLSVDAGLVEDAGVAANGVMDHGVRLDPVEEALVGTTPDADVVAEAAASAADDLDEMMMMDDLQASAEFRAQLLESYTERAIREAGDGTGVLAGSA, from the coding sequence CCCGAGGCCGAGATCCTGGCCGGCGGGCACAGCCTGCTGCCGACGATGAAGTCCGGGCTCGCCAGCCCGGACCTCCTCGTCGACATCGGGTCGGTCGAGGGGCTCCAGGGGATCGACGCCGACGGCGACGTCGTCTCAATCGGCGCGCTGACGACCTACGCGACGGTCGCCGACCACGACGCCGTCCGGGAGACCGTCGAAGTGCTCGCGGAGGCGGCTCACGCCGTCGGCGACGTGCAGGTCCGGAACCGCGGCACCATCGGCGGCAACCTCGCGCACGCCGACCCCGCCTCGGACCTCCCGGCGGCGGCCCTCGCGGCGGACGCGACGATGGTCGTCCAGGGTCCGGACGGGGAGCGCCGGGTCGACGCCGACGACTTCTTCTTCGGCATGTACGCCACCGACGTGGGCGAGGACGAACTCCTCACGCGCGTGGAGTTCCCCGCCCGGCCCGACGCGGCCGGCGCCTACGCGAAGAAGCCGAGTCCGTCCTCCGGGTACGCGATGGTCGGCGTCGCCGTGTCGCTGTCCGTCGACGCGGGCCTCGTCGAGGACGCGGGCGTCGCCGCCAACGGCGTGATGGACCACGGCGTCCGCCTCGACCCCGTCGAGGAGGCGCTCGTGGGGACGACTCCCGACGCCGACGTCGTCGCCGAGGCGGCCGCGAGCGCCGCGGACGACCTCGACGAGATGATGATGATGGACGACCTGCAGGCCTCCGCCGAGTTCCGCGCCCAGTTGCTGGAGTCCTACACCGAGCGTGCGATCCGGGAGGCCGGCGACGGCACCGGGGTACTCGCCGGATCGGCGTAA